The Brassica napus cultivar Da-Ae chromosome C7, Da-Ae, whole genome shotgun sequence genomic interval cattaaagggcattaaaagctccaaacagttcgtacaaggttgttgccactattcattgcagtggcagtattgtaaatacttgaagaagatgaggttgagacagtaaagaagccattttcaaaaaaaaaaaaaaaatgttaatggcattttcgtagataaagtgcaggtgtggggttaaaatctcaaaaaaaaaaggagtcaaaagaaaatgttagttttctgtttgactccaagttttgagtcacttttgcaaaaagccccattaatatataatgtatatgataagaatattttctatatattgttaTATTCAGTTTTATATGCTATAATAGAGAGAAAAATATGTCATAGTCAAtctctatttttcatttaaaatagagatttatattttcttcttttcttatcaatgctattttcttctaaatatagagattaaatagaattttcattataaaataataatttcttattttcaaatggtcttttaaattttaaactttaataaGTATAgctaaaacaaataattttgaaaaaacagTTCTTATAAAATAGAATCACATTTCCTTTACATAATTGTATtctaaaaaattgtaatttaaaCAAAGTTATAATTCTCTGAAATTCttgaaaaacataaaagtatatagagttaatttaaattaatattttgaatattctcATATGGATGCAGATATTTTGagaattatttaaaaaagataattccttcccaataaaaaatatttagaaaaatcatgaataacaaacaaatataactcaaatttattgttattgCTTATATACCtcttttagtattttaatactaaaataaatctaataatttataaaaaaatatttgtgatatattacgtttacaaaaaaatataaatcattttttttgtttttttgataatcttattttaatattttagtatagtGATAAATCtaattactaatatttataaatatatatatatatatatatatatatatatatatactactaattttaaaagttagtgaataagaaagaaaaatgtaGATAAACGtaaaataaatacatgaaattatcttttctttttttcaaaaacgttTTCCATTAAATTTTagataacttttataatattaatttgtaatcaagtaaataatgaattatattataataatagtttaattaaaattatttattaaaactgatGATTTAGCTTAAAATTATGGAGAAtgtgacaaataagcaaattcacttatcaaataatagtatagatataatcATATAAGACATGATTTCTACTCTTGGAGACCtcaaatatatactttttttttggacaaaacctcaaatataaactataacaAGAAACTTTGCGTTTTAATTTACGAACACGAAACGTTACATTTATGGTAAGGTTTAATAACAAACTAATACGTGTTCGAGTGAAAGATATTGAGTATGATTGGATGGTATCAATACAGTAACACAAAGTACAGTAAAACTTTTTTACTCTGAGTTCCACCTAGTTACATCCAATCaggagaaaaaatattaaataatttttcttctcAGTTACGCTAGAAAACATGacatttactttatttttttaactttttgttacTCTGTGGATATGCGGAGTAAACTAGAGTAACATAATAAATAACTTATTCTTCCcacttaattttaatttttcctcTTATTTACTCTGTTTTACTCCGTTAATGTTTCCAATCACACTCATTGTGGAGAAAATTGTCAACTCTACAGACTACAGCCCCCTCTATACATGAGACATTGATTGAGATCAATCGCACACCTTCCTGTCCCCTTagatctatgttttttttttttttgtaacaagatCTATGTATGTAATGTAACAAATCTTTAACTATTAACTGTAAAAATGACACAATGTAAATGTCGATCTGAGGTGTGACATGTCTTATTCATAAGTCCCAATGAAGACAGTCCCTTAATCTACGGTTAGGTGGTTGCTGCTCACCTTCCACTCTTGTCTCACctcttactttttttcttttttatcttctatcacatcctttttttttttttgcgtaaCTATCATCTATCACATCCATCTTTCTCTTTTTAACTAATATAAGACACTCTCTCACATCTCTTTTTCAATTTTCTACATAAACAATCGGCTGATTAGTTTACACAGATTTGCCGACCAATACTTCTAATTCCGATTTATGATAATCTAAAAACTAGTAAAGTCCAAGAAGACCTGGCgaattaaatttggtttggttaCTTCGAAGGAAAAATTGTTTTCTAGGTCCTGATAACTATGTCTcattaaaactaattattattttgtacatTTTTTACCTTTAACGTTTTTTggtattttcgaaaataaatcaaataaatagttttacaaactaaaaaaattagaaaaatagtaattactgatgaaatacaaatatgaaCTTCATGATATTTTTTccagttctaaaaatgtttaaaacataatttcaaaTTATGTTCTACATAAATAGAATTGACatttctacgaagtagaaaatgaaatccatttttttcattgaatctactaTGTTTAGAATACGCGATATAGTAAATAATAGtactctaaaaatatttagaatacatatTCTGTGTTTAAAATATCCTTGTAAAATCTGTAGAAATTGGAATCTAcatattactataaatctaaagcGAGTAGAAACCGAGTTGTACAGATTTATTGTATTCTACGATTAAGAATAATCAGTTACgaaaaaatatagaaagaaaatatttggaaatattcaatttccatatatgaaaaaatgatttttcagaaaaaaaatcgtGGGAAATAAAGTGTaggtttagttttattttgatttgaagatttttaatgttttcttttattttaatcactttaattatttcttatattttaatatttacaattgttttgttaattttaatttcgaatttatAATTGAATTTGAAGGCATTATtgccattttaaaaataattagcctaatgaaatataaaatatgtgaaaTTAGTGTAATATGCCCATTGTTTTGGcctaaaaacaatttttcctACTTTAAATTAGTCAAGCGCCTTTTCATTCTCTACCACGTCATTAGTTTACACAAACACTTTATTTATCGCTTTTAATATCAGTTTTATATGGAATGAGAAAATGTACGtgaattaaactaaaattatgatatactataaaactatttaaacgTGAAAGTAATCATACGTGAGAGTAGTCAAGTTATAAAAAAACAGTCTAAATGACAGAAACCTAATCCCTACATAAAGtcaaatatatactttaaaaaaaattaaattggtttaatAAATCAGCCCCACAAGCATTAAAAACTCCATTAAAGACCATTATAAGACAGGACAAGAGTTCCACTTCAAACTTCAATTTTAAGTCTCAGTTCCATTAaagaagctctctctctctctttttgtaGTCTCATCGAACAAGATGAAGTCAATCCTATCCAGCACTTCTCTTGACTCGTCATTCTCTGTCTCTAAACGTTACTtcagttggaagaagaagaaggttcaagaacaagatgaagagaaaaaagaagatgaagaagaagaagacgaccaCCAAGACAACAACGAAGAAAATATCCTGACCCGTTTCAACTTCTCCTCTGACCTGACCCGCCCGGATCATTTCGATACTGGACAGGtcatgaaaaagaagaagaaaaagactaTCGAGAAGATCCGTTACGCGCTCGGGTTCTCTAACTCGGGTCTGGGTTTCCGGGTCATTGGTACATTATTCGGAAACCGTCGTGGACACGTGTATTTCGCCGTACAAGATGACCCGACCCGGTTACCCGCGGTTTTGATCCAGTTACCGACTCCGACGAGCATTCTCGTCAAGGAAATGGCTTCAGGGCTCGTGAGGATCGCTCTTGAAACGGCAGCGTCTAAGACTGGCTCTAAGAAGCTTTTGGAGGAGTCCACGTGGCGAACGTACTGTAACGGCAGAAAATGCGGCTACGCGGCGAGGAAAGAGTGTGGAGAGGCGGAGTGGAGAGTGTTGAAGGCGGTGGGGCCTATAACTATGGGTGCCGGAGTTTTACCTGCGGTGGTGGATGAAGGGAATGAAGCGGTAGGGTCCGAGAAAGGTGAGCTCATGTATATGAGAGCCCGGTTCGAGCGGGTTACCGGGTCGAGAGATTCGGAGGCCTTTTACATGATGAATCATGAGGGGTCAAGTGGTGGGCCGGAGCTTAGCGTGTATTTTCTAAGGGTTTAGGTGgaagaaaaaacacaatttaGTATGATTAATGAAGGTTAATATTTAACCAAGGAATTTCAGAATGTGTTTTGCTTTTGGGGTTTTTTGTTTCATGATGGAATATTAAATATGGAAAATGTTATTTTGTAGCAATGTTTTATGAAATCCCTGTTTCTTTTAGCATATGTCAATGTTTAAGTATCCTAATCTAACGTTTTCCTCTTtgtaatagtataattttattaCTTATAAAACTATAAACTTCTATACCAAAAGTTAATTGAATGATTGGGAAAACTGTagagtatatattttaaaataactaaacaaacaaaagaagagagatCTTATTCACAGGTGCTTTAGTTCTTGCTCTTGCTTCAGGGTTTGTTAATCAATTTGTACAAATTTGAGACTAAATAAAATCAGGCGATCTCAAGCTATGCACACTCTTCTTCgtctttgctttttttttttgtcaactatctTGTATTCTTGTTTGCTTATAACGTTTAATTGAGTGAGTTAGAAGCTATTTGTTTGAAAGACAAAGTGAGAACGTGAAAGTGAATTTTGAAAATGAGAAAAGTTGTTTCGTCATGAAGTTATAGTGGATTTCCGGAGAGACTTTTTCACATGATCGGACCTAGCCTAATCAGACCCACGGATCCCCAACTCATAATTTTTGGTGTTCTTTAATTTTTAGCTTAACCGGTCTAATCGAAGTTCCTAGTGTCTACAATCATTATTTCGTACGAGTTAAGGAGTAAACCTCACATAAGCAAACACTACAAAATGAAAGTACCACGCAAGTGCGCACAAGTTGGATGAAAATATACAAACATGAAAAAAGAGTAGCttccttttgttgttgttcctGTTCTTTGGCTTTAGATAGTGGAACATCTGAAAGTGCATATTGTGGCTAGTATGTGTTCGAGTGCATGTATAACATGCATGAGCATAAAGTAATGAACACATAAAAATTTGTTAACGGGGTTCGTTTCCTACATCCCCGGGACCAAGTCCAGAAATCATTCACTAGAAAAGGCCGCAACCTACAATTGCTATATGGTATCTGACACACACTTGTACCTACCACTCTTATCTAGTTTACAATGGTTAGAACAACTACTACTCATTGTTTTTATGAAGAGCATAGTTCTCTACAACTAAACCATCAATAGATCTCACCATCTGCCTGGTGGGACGACGCCCTCTGTCAAGAATACCCTAGGCGCATGCTTTTTTCTTTGACGGTCTCCTGATATTTATCTGAttgctaaaccctaaacttaggTTCTTCACACAATATTTCCTTTTGCTTCTCTTAAGAAAAAAGAAGTTTTTCCTCATCTTAAATATACTATTTAAGATGACTACAGAACTCAGCAGCCACGTCCTGGCTTGTATAAGTCGAACCCATGTTGTTCACTTATGTATTTCAGCTGTCGCTTCACAGCTCAGCTTCCTGAAGGACTTCTTGTACCACTTCTTGTACTACTCCGAGATTAGTACACAGACACTGTAGGTGTTTGGTACATCTTCTGGTCTGTATCATGACATGTTCCACAACTTCTAAAACCAGTCAACAATACATCTTCAATCTCTCCCTTGATGACTGCGTTTTAGAATCCAAGCGCCTTGTCAAACTAGTCATCAATACATCTTCAATCTCTCCTTTGATGACTCAGTTTTAGAATCGAAGCGCCTTGTCAAACTAGTCATCAATACATCTTCAATCTCTCCCTTGATGACTCAGTTTTAGAATCCAAGCGACATTAATCTCAACAGATCTAGCATATTCATTATCTCCCTTTTTAGCTTAGTTTGACACTCAATCACTTTCTTTGATCAACTCACATGAACTCGTCAAAAAGATATCCAAGCATAACTCATCCTTATATTTATGTTCTCAAAACCCGAAACCGAAGACTCTCCCATGAGTGAAGCTCCATATGTATCTTGTTCCTTTCTCCCCCTGCTTGAGTGCATAACTATGctaaaaaaacacataaaaatgatGACGCTTTTCACAGTATCCCAGGCGAAAATCTTGTTTGATCGCCAAATCGTGTTGAACTTCTGGTGTAGTCTTTATCACATCCATCGATACAATTTTCTGCTCTATGCTTGTATGTTCTTCAAACATAACTCCCCAGTAGATTGTTCACAACAATATTTGTACGGACATATCTTGAAAACCCATGATAAGAAATCTCAGAATAGTCGTCTCCTACTGTTGATTCTCAATATACCAAAATCGAAGAGACTGACACAAAGTTTCAATCTGATCAATCACTCTGAATCACCCACTGATAAAGTCTATGACCCTTAAATTCTCTGGATCATCACATAACTATGTCTTTTGCTGACATGGACCTTGATTCTTATGTTCTACAGCCTTATCCCATAGGTGAACGTCACATTTGAGATCCAGTTGCTCCCTTGCATCCCTTTGCATCGGCACATCAATGTTAATTGGAGCATATCTCTCCCTGTCGTACTCTGTTTCGAAACAATATCCAAAATCAGTTGACTGCAAGTAATTTTCTTCTCATCTTATTTCACCAGCATCTCTGATGCAAATTTGATCTGAATCAACTCTAGCCAATCTTCTGTTTCAATCACTAGTACATTGGCTGAACACTATTTTCTTTGCTTTATTCTTGAACAACTTGCACAAGTTCACAACAACCACTCTCTGAATCTCTGTCTTCCATTTATTTTCATGCATCTATTTTAGATCAGCTCATCAAAGCAACTTGCGACCAGACTCGTTTCTCCTGAACCACAATCATTTTCGGTTGCATGTAGCATTCACTGTATTCTCCAAACTAGACAGAACCGGTATACTCTCCTGTAATGTTATCATACCCTATGCAAAAAAAATGTGTTCAAGAATACGAGCAAGTAACCCATGACCTTGTCTCTATGCAACACATGTCACCAGATTTACGTCAAGCTTTCTTTCAGTCATTATGAAGCCTATAACCCTCCAAGATGCAAATCTGACATCTTGatactctctttctctcacacTGAGCTTTCATCCCTGAATTTCTTTGTCGTCAACTTATCAAACTCCTTGTCAAGTAAAAATCTCAAGCTGAACCGCTTAACCCATCACTTAGAATCAGCTGTCCTAACATCAAAAAGATACCGCTGTCACCAATAGCACAAGATCTAAGCTTGTCGTACGCACAGAACAGTCTCTTTCTGATGTAGTAGCAGTTCTGAGCAAAACATTATGTATCACAGATTTCTTCAATCCTTGGACCACAAGAAAATTGTAATCATCTCACATTGCCTTTCTTTCACGTTGCCTTAAACATTGTATGCAGTCTCTGGCCACTGTTCCTCACAAGTCCCATGGCAAGAAAGAACATGCATATTCTATATGATTGATATCTCCATGCATTTGCATTAGAAAGTCCAGCCCAAGTATTTTTCATGCGTAAAACACAGTTGATACCACTGTCAGACCTTACTCTTCCTTGTTCTCATCTTCAATGTCTCTAGCAGCGTCTCGGGTGGTCCTTGCCGGAAGCTCTAACAAGATTGTCTCCTAACATGAACCACAAAGATCTAACGGATATTTATCAGGTCATTACCAATAATTATATGTTCTTCTCATGTTCATTCCATGGTGAATACGGTGTGATTTTCAACTTCTGGTTTCTCAAGCAGTGTCCTCAAGTTCCGGAGTATGCACTATGTTGATTTATCGCGTCATTTATCCATGATTTATTCGCCATAAAGCACACATCAGATCCTAAACCAGGAGAAAATAGTTTAGCGGCTTAGTTTTCGTGTACTGTCCTGCTGCATCTTTAATCTACTTCTCTGTTGACATAAGCTAGTTAATGACTGAGCCAGATCCTAAACGACACATCCTTGACGTGAGACTCAAAGTTTCAGCATTGAAACGGAGCTTCCAAATACAAACCAAACCAGCATCACGTATCACAAACCCATACAATATGACCAAAGAGCAAATTCCGAGTTTCTCACAAGACAATCACTTTTCAAAGTGAAACCATAATCAATACCGAATCCTGAACATGAAGTTTCAAAGTAAAACTATTACTCAGATAACTCAGTCTTTCTTGACTTGCAGACCAGAACAAACCATCATCATATGATCAACATCTCATATTTCTTGATTGCAAAAGCAAAATAATTTTGACTCCATTCGGACGCTCTGATTATTCTATCATACCCCATAGCATCCATAGTTTGCAGACCCGTTTCAAAATATGGAGAATGAGAAACATTTTTTCCTTAACTTTCTGAATCAAGCCATATCACTCAAAATCATTGCACGAGTTTTAGCACCACTTGAACAGGCTAAGACCATATGCCACACTGACAAACTCTCTGCCTGCTGCTGTCCTCCTTAACTAGTATCACTGCAAACTGTACTGAAGCTGAAAAATTCAGATGAGCTATACTGGACCTGCCTGAAGAAGCTCGAAATAATACACAAACCAACTATTGAAATCTCAATTCCACCGTTGAATCTTATGCCAGTAGCATCATGAAGCTTCAAACCAAATTTTATCTTGATCGGATTACTTTTGGATACCTACACATTGCTTTGAATAACCCATCTCAGAACTGATTTCTGCGACAGTCCTTGTGCTCTGTAGCAGATGTAGACAATCTCCATGCTTTGAATGATTCTACTCGATAATCTACCGATTGAGCCAATGTCACACTAAATGCAAACTCTTCAGCTTTAAAACTTTGAATGTCAATAGGCCAATTGATTCTTTCATCAAGGTTTGCAGCGTTAAGGATGACAAGATGTCTTTACACCACTGATTGCGTGCAATTATTCTGGTGAGCTTCTCCATTGTGAGGCTTTCTTGGGTTTAAAGCATAAAGATTCACTGACTTGTAAAAAGTGAGTATGAACTTTGTTTCTTTCGAAACCAATGCTTCACAAGCTTTCTCCCACGCCAGAGACAATATTATTCAACAATCTCATACATTAAGGAAACATTGAATGATTTCACCAAAACCTCTACCGTTTCAGACTGCTTCTGTGTTGATTGTCTTGACATGTCAATTTAGGTAATCATAGCAGCTCACGACCCATCATCTTTCAAGAACTCTTGACCTCATCTTCTTATTGGCCTAAAATGCTCATTGAACCGTATATTTGATTTGCTTTATCAGCGTCACAGTATCCTTGATCCTCATATAAATGGCTTCACATTTTACATGCTAGAGCATCAATAGATTCTTAATGAGTCTCCATTGTGATAACCC includes:
- the LOC106409239 gene encoding protein MIZU-KUSSEI 1, coding for MKSILSSTSLDSSFSVSKRYFSWKKKKVQEQDEEKKEDEEEEDDHQDNNEENILTRFNFSSDLTRPDHFDTGQVMKKKKKKTIEKIRYALGFSNSGLGFRVIGTLFGNRRGHVYFAVQDDPTRLPAVLIQLPTPTSILVKEMASGLVRIALETAASKTGSKKLLEESTWRTYCNGRKCGYAARKECGEAEWRVLKAVGPITMGAGVLPAVVDEGNEAVGSEKGELMYMRARFERVTGSRDSEAFYMMNHEGSSGGPELSVYFLRV